A window of Fluoribacter dumoffii NY 23 contains these coding sequences:
- a CDS encoding LysR substrate-binding domain-containing protein: MSLDTVTLQCFLAVAETQSFTKAALRVGRTQSAISQQIAKLEQLIEKPLILRGRELSLTPDGEIFLGYAKRIYELHRESLDRFKAPELHGELRFGLPEDFASMILSDVLVEFSRLHPRVMLNVECELTLNLIERFDKGDFDLILIKTNQRNQIAEGVNVWNETVDWVGKRELLTHFNKKSPIPLVLSPTPCVYRGNVIDCLDKHHLNWRLAFSSPSYAVKMAAVRAGLGITAIQRSMIPNDLDRLDEDFLPKLSDIHVSLLKREKHNKAIESLEFFILKKLKH, from the coding sequence ATGAGTCTTGATACAGTAACCTTGCAATGCTTTTTGGCGGTCGCAGAAACGCAGAGTTTTACCAAAGCAGCACTTCGAGTAGGGCGCACCCAATCTGCGATTAGTCAGCAGATTGCAAAACTCGAACAGCTGATTGAAAAACCATTAATTCTTCGTGGCCGTGAGTTATCTTTGACTCCTGATGGAGAGATTTTTTTAGGGTATGCAAAGAGAATTTATGAACTTCATCGTGAATCCCTGGATCGATTTAAAGCGCCAGAGCTGCATGGGGAGCTTCGTTTTGGTTTGCCTGAGGATTTTGCTTCAATGATTTTATCCGATGTGTTAGTGGAGTTTTCACGCCTTCATCCGCGGGTGATGCTCAATGTTGAATGTGAGCTAACTCTTAATTTAATTGAGCGCTTCGATAAAGGTGACTTTGATTTGATTTTAATCAAAACCAACCAGAGAAATCAAATTGCTGAGGGTGTAAATGTTTGGAATGAAACAGTTGATTGGGTGGGTAAGAGGGAACTGCTGACCCATTTCAACAAAAAATCCCCCATCCCTCTAGTCCTTTCCCCGACTCCGTGCGTTTATCGCGGTAATGTGATTGATTGTTTAGACAAGCACCACTTAAACTGGCGTCTGGCATTTAGCAGCCCCAGTTATGCTGTGAAAATGGCTGCTGTACGCGCAGGATTAGGAATTACTGCAATACAACGGAGCATGATCCCAAATGATCTTGACCGCCTTGATGAGGATTTTTTACCTAAGTTGAGTGATATTCATGTATCCTTGTTAAAAAGAGAAAAACACAATAAGGCTATTGAGTCGCTTGAGTTTTTTATCCTGAAAAAATTAAAACACTGA
- a CDS encoding proton-conducting transporter membrane subunit, with protein sequence MRNTVNKTIIFFYGALLVCPTLALLINCCSIKRRAVSAASWASRFIGFGLIISIGLLSYLSLSKKPVTYVLLSFNTLSLLLCSLILLVSFIVHRFSLKYMEGDRLYSRYFLNLAAITLSAVIMVLADNLFLFWFSWSLSNLFLITLMVHKKEWIAAKNSGWLTLNTLLVGSLSLLAAFTLIGLNTQTASIQALNVKEFINSPVFAATMALITLTALTQSAIWPFHRWLMSSLNSPTPVSALMHAGLVNGGGILIVKFAPLFAASTSFLMVIFVLGAVSAFLGTFWKLMQYDIKRMLACSTLAQMGFMMMQCGLGLFAAAVAHLCWHGLFKAYLFLSSGSVIAQRSNKLKVDGYPPLLFLIASISGFLGMLVFAFMTNKPVLSLQATTFLLAFAFIAGTQLMLTLINTHLSIKNIIIGLLASSLTGLIYGASIHLIETLLPNLIPLYLPKLSMLHLSTLVLFILPWLLLNLGVLERIKESNFWCWLYMNLFNQSQPSAKTLTAFRSDYKY encoded by the coding sequence ATGAGGAATACTGTGAATAAGACAATAATTTTTTTCTATGGTGCGCTTCTGGTATGTCCAACTCTTGCTCTGCTCATAAACTGTTGCAGCATCAAGAGACGAGCTGTCTCTGCGGCTTCTTGGGCAAGTCGATTTATTGGTTTTGGATTGATAATCAGTATTGGTTTACTCAGTTATTTGAGCTTATCAAAAAAACCTGTGACTTATGTGCTTCTGAGTTTTAACACCCTAAGTTTGTTATTATGTAGTCTGATTTTATTGGTGAGCTTTATCGTTCATCGATTTTCCCTAAAGTACATGGAGGGCGACCGGCTCTATTCACGTTATTTTTTAAATTTGGCAGCCATTACGTTGAGTGCTGTGATCATGGTTCTTGCAGATAACCTCTTTCTATTTTGGTTTTCTTGGTCGTTAAGCAACCTTTTCCTTATTACATTGATGGTTCACAAAAAAGAATGGATTGCAGCCAAAAACTCAGGTTGGCTCACGCTAAATACCTTATTGGTGGGAAGTCTCAGTTTACTGGCAGCCTTTACTTTAATCGGGTTAAATACTCAAACTGCCTCTATTCAAGCTTTAAACGTAAAAGAATTTATCAATTCACCTGTTTTTGCGGCAACCATGGCTTTGATAACGCTCACCGCATTAACTCAGTCCGCCATTTGGCCCTTTCATCGCTGGCTTATGAGCTCTTTAAACTCGCCCACTCCTGTTTCTGCTCTGATGCATGCAGGTCTTGTGAATGGCGGTGGAATCCTTATTGTAAAGTTTGCGCCTCTCTTTGCAGCGTCCACTAGTTTCCTCATGGTTATCTTTGTTCTTGGCGCTGTTTCAGCTTTTTTAGGAACATTTTGGAAGCTCATGCAGTATGACATCAAAAGAATGCTTGCCTGTTCCACACTGGCGCAAATGGGATTTATGATGATGCAATGTGGTTTGGGACTTTTTGCTGCTGCTGTTGCTCACTTGTGTTGGCATGGTTTATTTAAGGCATATTTGTTTTTAAGCTCAGGTTCAGTCATTGCGCAACGAAGTAACAAACTCAAAGTCGATGGATACCCTCCTCTCCTTTTCTTAATTGCAAGTATTAGCGGTTTTTTGGGGATGCTTGTTTTTGCATTCATGACCAATAAGCCTGTTTTATCTCTACAAGCAACCACCTTCTTACTGGCATTTGCATTCATTGCAGGAACTCAACTGATGTTGACGCTGATCAACACTCATTTGTCTATCAAAAATATAATAATCGGATTATTGGCGAGTTCCTTAACCGGTTTGATTTATGGTGCAAGTATACACCTGATTGAAACGCTGCTTCCTAATCTGATCCCGCTTTACTTACCTAAATTATCGATGCTGCATCTGAGTACTTTAGTTCTTTTCATATTGCCCTGGCTTCTGCTTAACCTTGGAGTACTGGAAAGAATAAAAGAGTCCAATTTCTGGTGCTGGCTCTATATGAATTTATTCAACCAAAGCCAGCCTTCCGCAAAAACTCTCACCGCATTTCGATCTGATTACAAATACTAA
- a CDS encoding DUF2309 domain-containing protein — translation MSTAREIVNEEKIQDLSKNTNTSVKALNTRLEVRALVDNAAKKIAPVWPLETFIACNPLQGFEAETFEQAIAKGGFRRKEFPRNRALENVNLHMIKWCGGFFDAGQGVIEMPHRDKGFYFGFLKLASFDKTLHQNKKEVKQWLLNLPESAEEAITLCLKKLQVPKEKAEEFITQTFLHLPGWAGFVKWKTHWQNSTAGDKQPVTLTDFLAVRLVITCLLCPEAAQEKKNEEDGSLVQEVLEHLKENEKNYEQALLQTILPEVKRLAVRTQRAEAQLVFCIDVRSEPIRRAIEKLGNYQTLGFAGFFGLPIRVQEFESGKMKDCCPVLLKPRYRIDEKPSAANASSIEKYQQGREIKSSLSKIYQELKYNVATPFALAETLGAWCGLKMLFQSLAPSFTRQTSKTLNHYFTPKIQTEPSFELDETDLAHGIALSEQIDYAETVLRLMGLTSDFAKLIILCGHGSTTANNPYASALDCGACGGNHGGMNAKLLAAILNKTDVRRALEDKGIHIPLDTVFYGALHNTTTDTIEIYNLKTSKVIYPTLLNQLLADLEEARSNNNLERCRKLNSTNAAKDIRRRSQDWSETRPEWGLARNAAFIVAPRTLTKNINLDGRCFLHSYDWQQDPEGTYLETILTAPMVVAQWINTQYLFSTLDNVAYGSGSKITHNVTGKIGIMQGNGSDLMHGLPLQSVMSSDESPYHQPQRLLALVYAPQEVVSNIIQRQAILKTLFLNQWVHLVLIDPSNGLAYKLNETGNWILAN, via the coding sequence ATGAGTACAGCAAGAGAAATAGTAAACGAAGAAAAAATACAAGATCTCTCTAAAAACACAAATACTTCAGTCAAAGCCCTGAACACGAGACTTGAAGTGCGGGCATTGGTGGACAATGCCGCCAAAAAGATTGCCCCCGTTTGGCCGCTAGAAACTTTTATAGCGTGTAATCCTCTCCAAGGATTTGAGGCAGAAACTTTTGAGCAAGCCATAGCAAAAGGCGGGTTTCGAAGAAAAGAATTTCCACGCAATCGTGCTTTAGAAAATGTTAATTTGCACATGATTAAATGGTGTGGAGGTTTTTTCGATGCAGGACAAGGGGTTATAGAAATGCCGCATCGTGACAAAGGATTTTATTTTGGATTCTTAAAATTAGCTAGTTTTGATAAAACGCTTCATCAGAATAAAAAAGAAGTAAAACAGTGGTTATTGAACCTCCCTGAATCTGCTGAAGAAGCGATTACTCTTTGCCTGAAAAAACTTCAGGTACCTAAAGAAAAAGCAGAAGAATTCATCACCCAAACCTTCCTCCATTTACCCGGTTGGGCTGGTTTTGTTAAATGGAAAACTCACTGGCAAAATTCAACGGCAGGAGACAAACAACCAGTTACATTAACTGATTTTCTTGCGGTCCGCCTGGTGATTACCTGTTTGCTATGTCCCGAAGCAGCCCAAGAAAAAAAAAACGAAGAAGATGGTTCTTTGGTTCAAGAAGTTCTTGAGCACTTAAAAGAAAATGAAAAAAATTATGAACAGGCATTGCTACAAACAATTTTGCCTGAGGTCAAGAGATTGGCAGTCAGGACCCAAAGAGCCGAGGCACAACTGGTATTTTGTATTGATGTACGCTCCGAACCCATCCGACGGGCCATAGAAAAATTAGGCAATTATCAAACTCTAGGATTTGCAGGCTTTTTTGGTTTACCTATCCGCGTACAGGAATTTGAGAGTGGTAAAATGAAAGATTGCTGCCCTGTATTATTGAAGCCACGTTATCGTATTGATGAAAAACCAAGTGCTGCAAATGCGAGTTCCATAGAAAAATACCAGCAAGGGAGAGAAATAAAATCCAGCCTAAGCAAAATCTATCAAGAATTAAAATATAATGTTGCAACACCTTTTGCCTTAGCTGAAACCCTTGGCGCCTGGTGTGGCTTGAAGATGTTATTTCAATCACTTGCTCCAAGTTTTACCAGGCAAACCAGTAAAACTTTAAACCATTACTTTACCCCGAAAATCCAAACAGAACCTTCATTTGAATTAGATGAGACCGATTTGGCACATGGAATTGCCCTAAGCGAGCAGATTGACTATGCAGAAACTGTATTAAGACTCATGGGGCTCACTTCAGATTTTGCAAAACTCATCATTCTTTGCGGCCATGGAAGTACTACAGCAAATAATCCTTATGCTTCAGCTCTGGATTGTGGTGCCTGTGGCGGGAATCATGGGGGTATGAATGCTAAATTATTAGCCGCGATTCTTAATAAAACAGATGTACGAAGAGCTTTAGAGGATAAAGGCATTCATATTCCTCTAGACACAGTATTTTATGGTGCGCTTCACAATACCACTACCGACACCATTGAAATTTATAATCTTAAAACAAGCAAAGTAATTTATCCCACTCTGTTAAACCAGTTACTTGCGGATTTAGAAGAGGCAAGGAGCAACAATAATTTAGAAAGATGTCGAAAATTAAACTCAACGAATGCAGCAAAAGACATTCGGCGAAGAAGTCAGGATTGGTCTGAAACACGACCTGAATGGGGTCTTGCCCGCAATGCTGCTTTTATTGTTGCCCCACGCACACTAACCAAAAACATCAATCTTGATGGTCGATGTTTCTTGCATTCTTACGATTGGCAACAAGACCCTGAAGGAACCTACCTTGAAACGATTCTTACTGCACCCATGGTGGTTGCCCAATGGATTAATACCCAGTATTTGTTTTCAACCCTTGATAATGTTGCCTACGGAAGCGGCAGTAAGATCACCCATAATGTCACAGGGAAAATTGGCATCATGCAAGGTAATGGCAGCGATTTAATGCATGGCTTACCCCTACAGTCCGTGATGAGCAGTGATGAAAGCCCTTACCATCAGCCACAACGCTTGCTCGCTTTAGTTTACGCACCACAAGAAGTCGTTTCCAACATCATCCAACGGCAAGCGATTTTAAAAACTTTGTTTTTGAATCAATGGGTTCATCTAGTCCTCATTGATCCGAGTAATGGTTTAGCCTACAAACTGAATGAAACAGGCAATTGGATTTTAGCCAACTAA
- a CDS encoding P-II family nitrogen regulator, whose product MKVIKVQERKDIGINLHPMKKIEIIVSGEHEQLVTSMMEEAQVTGFTLLRNISGKGHNGFHEGKILFNDRASLIMFLAVAPEEVIATLALGMKTLFKQNSGVMFVSDVSVARMDYFHSITGA is encoded by the coding sequence ATGAAAGTAATTAAAGTTCAAGAACGAAAAGATATTGGCATTAACCTGCATCCCATGAAAAAAATAGAAATCATAGTTTCTGGCGAGCATGAGCAGCTGGTGACCTCGATGATGGAAGAAGCGCAAGTCACAGGGTTTACTTTATTGAGAAACATCTCAGGTAAAGGCCATAATGGATTTCATGAAGGAAAAATATTATTCAATGACAGGGCTTCACTCATTATGTTTCTAGCCGTCGCTCCAGAAGAGGTAATTGCAACCCTCGCTTTAGGAATGAAAACCTTATTTAAACAGAATTCGGGGGTTATGTTTGTCTCCGATGTGAGTGTGGCGCGAATGGATTATTTTCACTCAATCACAGGAGCCTAA
- a CDS encoding DUF6671 family protein codes for MHYQNKAILLASKHEKEKAISSVFFDRLSCTLDVHEFDTDQFGTFTGEIARTLSAYDTCVLKARRAAEHYGYDLAIASEGSFGPHPAFPFIPSDHEIMVFLDRKNNWIIAEQYITPKTNYRVMTITPQTELNDFLEKAGFPEHAVTLQIDSDKTVVAKGIKDIKTLENALHLGFKQTKELLLATDMRAMMNPTRMSAISVLAQKLVERILCCCPSCCTPGFGFKERSGRLACKECGSVTSLYQQEIWGCIQCDYRSTRPRNDGLESADPQYCDTCNP; via the coding sequence ATGCATTATCAGAATAAAGCGATTTTACTTGCTTCAAAACATGAGAAAGAAAAGGCTATTTCCAGTGTATTTTTTGATAGACTCTCGTGCACACTTGATGTGCACGAATTTGATACCGACCAATTTGGTACATTTACTGGTGAAATAGCAAGGACATTAAGTGCCTATGATACCTGTGTTTTAAAAGCAAGACGCGCTGCAGAACATTATGGGTACGACCTGGCAATTGCGAGCGAGGGAAGTTTTGGCCCTCATCCCGCGTTTCCATTTATTCCCAGTGACCATGAAATTATGGTGTTTTTAGATCGCAAAAACAATTGGATTATTGCAGAGCAATATATTACGCCCAAAACAAATTACCGCGTGATGACCATAACCCCTCAAACAGAGCTCAACGATTTTTTAGAAAAGGCAGGTTTTCCCGAGCATGCAGTAACCCTGCAAATTGACAGCGACAAAACCGTTGTTGCGAAAGGGATTAAAGACATCAAGACGCTCGAGAATGCCTTGCATCTTGGGTTTAAACAAACTAAGGAGCTCCTACTTGCAACGGATATGAGAGCCATGATGAACCCAACAAGGATGTCTGCAATTTCTGTTCTCGCTCAAAAGTTAGTCGAGCGAATCCTATGTTGTTGTCCTAGTTGTTGTACTCCTGGTTTTGGGTTTAAAGAACGCTCCGGTCGTCTTGCTTGCAAGGAATGTGGCTCTGTAACTTCCTTATACCAGCAAGAAATATGGGGCTGCATCCAATGCGATTATCGCAGCACCCGTCCTCGAAACGACGGTTTGGAATCAGCAGATCCTCAATATTGTGATACATGTAATCCCTAA